AAACCCGGTCAGAAAGACGCTCACGGCCACCACCGCGAGAGTCTGTTCCAGGCTCGGAGCGTCGCGTTCATCGTGCGGGCCCACAGCCCGTTCGAGGCCCACGAGGGCTTCAGTGGGAGGCTGCGCTGGACGGCGACAGTCTGGCTGTCGGTGTACTTCTCGATACCCTGGCGGCCGTGTCGGCGACCGATCCCCGAGTCCTTGCGCCCGCCCATCGGCGCGTCGACGCTCACCCACGCGGTCCGATAGGTCCCGTTGACGCTGACAGTCCCACACTCGATCTGTCTGGCGAGTTGCTCGCCCCGCTCGCGGTCGCCGCTCCAGACAGTGGCGTTGAGTCCATAGGGGGTGTCGTTGGCCCGCTCGACGGCCGTCTCGGCGTCCGGGACGGATTCGAGTCGAACCACCGGCCCGAACGTCTCCTCGTCAGTGAGGTCGGCGTCAGTGGGCACGTCGGTCAGCACCGTCGGTTCGTAGACGAACGGCCCGACGTCGGGGCGGTGGCGACCCCCAGTCAGCAGCGACGCACCACGGTCGAGCGCGTCGTCGACGTGAGCCTGCACGCGCTCGAGCTGGTCGGCCGACTGCAACGACCCCACGTCGACGTCCCAGTCGGTCCCGACACCGAGTGTCAGCTGGCGGGTCTCCGCGACGAAAGCGTCCCGGAACGCCTCGAAATTCGCCTGTTCGACGTAGATGCGCTCGATCGAGACACAGAGTTGCCCCGCGTTGGCGAAACAGTCCTCGACGGCCTGGGCGGCCGCCGTCTCGGAATCTACGTCGGCCAGTACGAGCATGGGATTCTTCCCGCCGAGTTCTAACGAGGCCGGCGTCAGGTGTCGCCCGGCCGCCTCGGCGACGACCCGGCCCGTCTCCGTGCTCCCGGTAAAGCCGATCATATCGACAGCCTCGATCAGTGGCTCCCCGAGCGTCGAGCCAGTTCCTGTGACGACCTGGAAACAGTCTTCGGGGAGGCCCGCTTCGCGGAGGAGTCGCGCCGCAGCCAGGGCAGTATAGGGCGTCGACGCTGCGGGCTTGCAGACGACGGCGTTGCCCGCCAAGAGTGCGGGTAGCGCGTCCGAGAGCGCGAGTGTCAGCGGGTAGTTCCAGGGGACGATCAGCCCGACGACACCCTTCGGGTAGCGGTGTTCGACCGTCTTTGTCGCCAGCGGGACACCACCGCGGCGTCGCGTGGGGCTGAGCAGCGAGTCGGCCTCGCTGGCGTAGTAGCGGGCGTTGATCGCGACGTCGAACACCTCCTCGACGGCGTCGACTCTCGCTTTGCCCGTTTCTGCCTGCAAAACGTCCAGCAGCCACGACTGTTCGTCGAGGACGCGGTCCGCGACGTCCCGCAGGACGGCGACTCGCTCGTCCAGGGGTCGATCTGCCCACGCTCGCTGGGCGTCCCGAGCACGCTCGACGGCAGCAGTGACGTCTTCGGGCTGGCCGCGCGGGACGTGTCCCAGCCGCTCGCCAGTCGCAGGCGCGATCACCTCGCGCTGTTCACGCTCGGATTCGGTGGCGATCGCGGCACCCAGCGACTCTGTCTCGACCGTCGGCATATCCCATCCAACGTTACGGAGGCGTATAAACTATGGACGCGAGGATCGTTTCCAGCTCCGGGAGCTATCGTTTCTGTCGGAGGCGGCCGACGACGAACTCCCGATCGAGTTTCGCGAGGAACGGCCCGAGTTTCGGCCCCTCTTCGAGGTCGAAAAACAGGCGGTAGCCCGCGCTGAACAGGTCTGCGACCCCGACGTCGTGGTCCTCAGCGGCCTCGTAGATCGCTGCCTGAATCGTGTCGCCGTCACCACCCGACTCGACGACGGCGGCGACATCGTCGAGGGCTGCCGCGGTCGCGTCGTCGAAGTCGACCGCGGGAATCGACCCGCGTCTGAGTTCGTAGTTGAACTCGTTGTCGGTGCGTCGCGCCCAGTTGCGCGCTCGCTCGACTCTCGCGAGCGCTCCCTCGACAGCCCACTCGGGGGCGTCCTCGGGAATGTGCCCCTCGCGCCGGGCAATCTCTTCGCGGAGGTCGGGGTCGTCAGTCATCCCCAGCACCGCGGCGAAGGTGTACGGAATACGGATCCGATCTTCTCGAATCTCGTCGACGACCATGGGATAGGCTCGTTCGGCCAGTGCTGCCTCGCGCTCGGTGAGTTCGGCCTCGCGGTCGCTTCCCGAGTCCTGTTGGCCGAAGTAGACGCGCTCGAAGCGATCGAACTCGTCGACGAGCTGGTCGAGGTGCTCGATCGAGAAGTCCCGCGCCTTCGTCGGGTTCTTCACGAAGAAGTACCGCAACACTTCGACTTCGAGCAGCTCCAGCACTTCGTCGACAGTGACGATGTTACCCGACGACGACGAGAGCGCCTCGCCGTCGAGCGTGAACCACTCGTAGACCATCGGCACCGGAGGTTCGATCTCGAAGACGTTTCGCGCGATATCCTCACCGGAGGGCCAGGAGCCTTCGGCGTGGTCCTTGCCGAAGGGCTCGAAGTCCACACCGAGAATCTCCCACTGGGCGGGCCACTCGAAGCGCCACGGCAGTTTGCCCTCGCGGATCGAGACTGTTCCCTCGTGACCGCAACCCTCGATGGTGTCGTCGCCGGCCTCGACGTCCTCGCAGACGTACGAGACGGTGCCCGCGTCGAGATCCACACTCGTTATGCCCTCCGTGAGATTGCCACACTCCTCGCACTGGGCCTGGAAGGGGACGTAGGTCTCGTCGACCTTGTCTTGGTACTCGCTGAGTACCTCGCGTGCGCGACCCTGGTTCGCCAGCACGTGCTCGATGGCGTCGTCGAACTCCCCCGATTCGTAGAGGTCGGTGTTCGAGACGAACTCGATGGGAACCCCGAGGGCCTCGGCGCTGTCCTGCAGGATTGTCGTGAAGTGCGCTCCATAGGAGTCACAGCAGCCGAAGGGGTCGGGGATGTCGGTGTAGGGTTTGCCCAGATTCCGCCCGAGTGCACCGGCGTCGACCTCGCCCAGACCGACGATATTCCCGTCCAGATCCGCGAGTCGGCGTGGAATCTTCCGCAGGCGGTCTTTGTCGTCGCTCGTGAAGACCTGCCGGACCTCGTGACCGCGTTCGCGCAGCGCCTCGGCGACGAAGTACCCACGCATAATCTCGTTGACGTGGCCCAGGTGCGGGACGCCCGACGGCGAGACACCACCTTTGATCACGATCGGGTCCTCGGGATCACGCGCCTCGATCACGTCGGCGACGGCGTCGGCCCAGAACGCCTGCTCGCTGTCTCGCCCCACCTCGTAGGGGTCGATCGGTTCGCTCATCTCACACCCCGTCCGGGACGATCCGGGTCCCGTCGAACTCGCCGTCGAGCAGCGCACGCTCGACTGCGCTCGGATCTGTGCCGTCGAGCACGATGGCGTCGATGCCCGAGCGTTTGATCACCTTCGCCGCGAGCAGGTCGATCGGCGCGTTCGAGCCGGCCGAGCCGAGCGACTCGCCGCGGGCGATCAGGTCGACCAGTTCGCTCGCTTCGATCTCGTCGTAGCGTTCGGCGTCGGGGTCCTCGTTCGGGTCGGCGTCGAAGACGCCGGGGACCGATGTCGCGAAGACGAGTCGGTCGGCGTCGACGTATTCAGCGAGTGCGGCGGAGACGGCGTCGGTCGTCTGTGCCGGGACGACCCCGCCCATGACGACGACGCTGTCGCGGTGGAGTGCTTCGGCGGCCTGTTCGTAGTTCTCGGGGATCGAGGGGGCGGCCAGATCCTCGTCCAGCGCCGCGAGCAAGAGGCGCGCGTTCAGGCGCGTGGTGTCGATTCCGAGCTGGTCGAGCTCGCCCTCGTTCGCGCCGAGATCGCGGGCCGCGCCGATGTACTGTCGTGCGACCGGGCCGCCACCGACGACGATTCCCAGGTTCTGGCCAGCCTCGGCGAGCGATTCGACGACGTCGGCGAACTCCTCGACCCGGCCCGCATCGAGGTCGGGCACGAGCACGCTCCCGCCGATAGAGACGACTGTCTTCATTGGGTCGGGGTAGCCGCGAGCCACTCTTAAGAATTGTCAACCCTGTCGCGCACCCGCGAGGCCGAACTCTCAAGCCCTCTCCCGTCCTCTCCTCGGGTATGTACGTACTGGGTGCGGTCGGTCACTCCGACACGGGGAAGACGACCCTCGTCGAGCGACTGGCCGACCGTCTCGAATCACGGGGCCGCGTCGCGACGATCAAACACCTCCACGACTTCGACGTCGACACCGAGGGCAAAGACACCGCGCGCCATCGCGCGGCCGGCGCGGATCGAACCTACGGTCTCACCGACCGGGGCGAGTGGTTCGCCACAGGTGAGAATCGGACGCTTCGCGGGACGCTCGAAGATCTCGCGCCCGAGTTCGACTACACGCTCGTCGAAGGGTACAGCGACGCCGCGATTCCGCAGGTGGTCCTCGGCGGTCGCGAGCACGCTGGCGAGGCGATCGCGAACGCGCCGA
The Halapricum salinum genome window above contains:
- a CDS encoding succinic semialdehyde dehydrogenase, whose translation is MPTVETESLGAAIATESEREQREVIAPATGERLGHVPRGQPEDVTAAVERARDAQRAWADRPLDERVAVLRDVADRVLDEQSWLLDVLQAETGKARVDAVEEVFDVAINARYYASEADSLLSPTRRRGGVPLATKTVEHRYPKGVVGLIVPWNYPLTLALSDALPALLAGNAVVCKPAASTPYTALAAARLLREAGLPEDCFQVVTGTGSTLGEPLIEAVDMIGFTGSTETGRVVAEAAGRHLTPASLELGGKNPMLVLADVDSETAAAQAVEDCFANAGQLCVSIERIYVEQANFEAFRDAFVAETRQLTLGVGTDWDVDVGSLQSADQLERVQAHVDDALDRGASLLTGGRHRPDVGPFVYEPTVLTDVPTDADLTDEETFGPVVRLESVPDAETAVERANDTPYGLNATVWSGDRERGEQLARQIECGTVSVNGTYRTAWVSVDAPMGGRKDSGIGRRHGRQGIEKYTDSQTVAVQRSLPLKPSWASNGLWARTMNATLRAWNRLSRWWP
- the lysS gene encoding lysine--tRNA ligase — encoded protein: MSEPIDPYEVGRDSEQAFWADAVADVIEARDPEDPIVIKGGVSPSGVPHLGHVNEIMRGYFVAEALRERGHEVRQVFTSDDKDRLRKIPRRLADLDGNIVGLGEVDAGALGRNLGKPYTDIPDPFGCCDSYGAHFTTILQDSAEALGVPIEFVSNTDLYESGEFDDAIEHVLANQGRAREVLSEYQDKVDETYVPFQAQCEECGNLTEGITSVDLDAGTVSYVCEDVEAGDDTIEGCGHEGTVSIREGKLPWRFEWPAQWEILGVDFEPFGKDHAEGSWPSGEDIARNVFEIEPPVPMVYEWFTLDGEALSSSSGNIVTVDEVLELLEVEVLRYFFVKNPTKARDFSIEHLDQLVDEFDRFERVYFGQQDSGSDREAELTEREAALAERAYPMVVDEIREDRIRIPYTFAAVLGMTDDPDLREEIARREGHIPEDAPEWAVEGALARVERARNWARRTDNEFNYELRRGSIPAVDFDDATAAALDDVAAVVESGGDGDTIQAAIYEAAEDHDVGVADLFSAGYRLFFDLEEGPKLGPFLAKLDREFVVGRLRQKR
- the pyrH gene encoding UMP kinase translates to MKTVVSIGGSVLVPDLDAGRVEEFADVVESLAEAGQNLGIVVGGGPVARQYIGAARDLGANEGELDQLGIDTTRLNARLLLAALDEDLAAPSIPENYEQAAEALHRDSVVVMGGVVPAQTTDAVSAALAEYVDADRLVFATSVPGVFDADPNEDPDAERYDEIEASELVDLIARGESLGSAGSNAPIDLLAAKVIKRSGIDAIVLDGTDPSAVERALLDGEFDGTRIVPDGV